The Aythya fuligula isolate bAytFul2 chromosome 5, bAytFul2.pri, whole genome shotgun sequence sequence GTAGGTTATAGCTACTTACAGGAAGCTGGAGGCCAAGGAGCAGCGTACTGTAGAGCTGGAACCTTTCCAGCTCCTAGCAGTTTCTCTGATCTAAAGACGACACCGCTGCAGAGCTAGAACTCAGCTCCAGACTGCCTCCAGGCAAAGAAGCTTATGCTCTTGCCTCAGTCCTGCAAGGAGCACACCTCACCTCACTCCAGATGCAAGTCTAAATATCTGTACATGCCCAGTATAGTGAATCCCAAGGAGTAAGGGGTCCACCTAGTGCAGTTCGAGCAGTACTGCCAGAACCGCAGGCAGACAAGCTTCCAGTGAGCCCAGTGACAAGCTGCTGGTTGACACTGGTGTGGGAAAAAAACCCTCATCCTCTGTACAGTCCCCAGGAGGGGGGAGGTGGCAAGTTACCTTAAAGTGGTGGCACTCCATGTGGACAGCACTTATTTGATTTACTTCAGCAGTGGGAGTGAGTAAAGGCAAGTGGCACTTGGTTAGGTTCAGCAGAGACAGCACAGTCACATTTTGTAAGAACAGTAACCCAAGACACAGGAGCTAAAGACAGgttttcatttaggaaaaaaaaaaaaaaaaaagcctcgcTAGTTCCTGGtttgcttccttcccttcaGTACTACTGCACTTACATTTCCCACAACAAAAATGCCAAAAGATACTTGACCAAGGTCAAATTGTATGAAACATATCAAGAACTAGATAACGTACTCTCTAGTTCAGAAAGCAATGCCTCCTGCCATCTTTCATTGCTCGGTTACCCCACCtcaaagaaattaagtttatttAACGTATTCTTCCTACAGAAGCCTTTAGGTCTTATAGTTCCTTTCAAAGGCATTTCGGGCAAACATCCCACTCAAGATTTGGGAGCTTAAGGGTAGGGCCCGGACATCCTGCTGAGGTTTAGACAAATCTTTTAACCACATCTTTTTACTCCCTGTTACAAACCGGGACAGTGCTACATCCATCTCTCTCTGCTGGGGACACAACTACATAGAACATAGTCTTGTTGATTTCAAGAAACAGAAGTCGAAAAGGCTAAACCAAAGGAACTGCTGCTCCAAAGCCCAACCGCATTCAAATGACAAAGCTGCAGCAGATCACAAATGAACTCCAGTAACATTTACAGACGAAGCTAACACTGTCTGGCTATAAACTGAGCACTAGAAATCAGTAGGCAGACGTGTAGCATATGTACGCACTGCTGACTAGCTTAGGAAGGAATCTGTTAAGTtcaacaacaaccacaaaaataCCTGCGGCACAGAGCCTCAAAAAGTTCATGGTTTGCCACAAACAGCTTCCTTGAAACCAAAGTCACGCAGCGCTCCCTGACTCACGTGAAAGAATCAAGCCTTCGACAATTTGGTTCTGATCAGATAAAACATAAGAGAGGGAACAAAAATAGTTTCTCTATCTCTCCTTTCACACAGAAGCAGATGAATCACTGTGATTTAAAAGACATCTAGTGGCAGataaaaagctacagaaaacaagTAATCAAAAGGACGTTATTCTGGAAACCTCTagatttcccatttttattGGAGTTTCATAAAGGAAAGGAGATATTTCATTCTTTTCGTAAGACCAGGCAGACAGGCAGATTAAATGGTGAAGCAAGTTTTTCTCTGACAACTTAGTCAAACTGACTTGAGGACCCTTAAACAATACTTTAGAACCTCCTCTACCTGCGTCACCTAGACTGCCCTTCCTGCTGAGAAGGCAATGAACATACTATGACACCTGACACTTTGTTATGACCTAAAATTCCAAGTCAGGTGTAGGAACAGCCTACAATAGCACTGAGGCATGGAGAGCtaagtatttcatttatatacacacacacacaccaccttttttctttacttttttaataaaagaaataagctATTAATTCTTGCCACCTCAATCTTTTAGTGTCACTTACTCTGAACAAGGCAAAACTTCAGTCCTAGGGACTGACAGCACCACTGTAGATTCCTGGGACTGAGACAGGTCTGCTGggcaaaaggaaagcaaagggtCTGCAAAAGCCCACTGAATGTTGGAGGGCGGACAGCCAGCAACAGTGGTAGGTGACAGCCCaattcagctgaaaaacaatgaataaGCAGCAGATGCTGGAATGAATCCAGATTCTACCCACTAGAAATACACAAGTAATACCAAAAAAactcaaatgattttttttttttttgtaagaactTTCAATAAGCACACATGCATACAGCCTTCTCTTGGCAGAGACGAGTGGTTCCACATTCAGGACAAGGCAGGTGAGTCAGCACCACCTGGCAGGTGGTTCACAAGGTGCTGAAGATGCTCCTGAAGATGCTCCTTTGTGCGTGCTCACGGCTACTTCATGTTTCTAAAGGGGAGGCCAACAAGTCTTGGAGACAGGCTCAgttcagacacacacacacacagctggagCCATCTGTAACTGCTGTATTACAGAGTaagggagatgagaaggaacaGCTGGGAAAAGAGTGAGCAAAAACCCTCTGGAGACTGCCAGAAAATGCCTGCAGACAGTGTTCATCCACAAGAAGTCCCGTCAGAATTTGACAGAGAAGGAGGTCCCACAGGAGCACCCCTTCTCTGCCTGGGGGTTGCTCACCACCTGGAAGGAGCTGCGAATCAGCTCCTGGCTGAAGTCCACCATGGAGCCTTTCACAAAGGCCAGGCTGTCCACATCCACAACCACACGGGCGCCACCTTGTTCAAACACCCTGCAGAAAAGCAACGTAATCAAGCATTAATTGTGCCGCAGAGCTGACAGAGAAGCAGTCTGAGCACCTTCCTGAATTCACAGGCGTTTTTCCTTCAGGTCAGGGTACCACATCGCACACACCTTTCTTGTCACCCCTGCAAAGCACAGGGGTGCTGACCCCCACCACCCCCGTTTGTCCTTGCCTGTCATCGGGATTGACAACTGTGTCCAGGGAGAACTTGTACTGGAACCCGGAGCAGCCGCCTCCTTCCACCTGCAGCCTGAGGAACTCGGAGCCCTCCGCGAtctccagcagcctctgcaACAGGCAAACACAGGCACACAACCACGACGGAGGATCCAAACACACAGATGAGCGCTCCAACCGTGCCTAGAGCAGGCGGGGCGCTTTGGCAAGCCCTGCCGGGGCCCTACCTTCACGCAGCTCTGGCTGAGGTACACCTGCCCCTCGCCCTCCGTCGGGCCCGGCTGCGAGGAGGACGATGCCCAGCGCAGCGCCCGTCCTCGGAGCGGCGGTGCGGGACGCCAGCTGCCTCGGGGAGAAAAGGGCAAGCCTCAGCGCCGGCTCCCAGCACCGGGCGGCGACGCTCCGAGCCCAacaccccaccaccaccaccgcgGGGCCGGTACCTGGCCCGGCAGCCCAGCGCCAGCCTCCAGCAGCGCCTCAGCGCCCCcggcgccgccatcttgcctcctcctcccgcccgccccgcgccccgcccgcCATTTCCGCCGCCGGGCCGCCATGGCGCCCAGCGGGGcggaaaagggaaggggggggggaaatggcGGCCGTGAGGGACTGCCCTGCCCCTGTCAGCCCCCGCTTGCCCTTCGCCACGGCTCTCCTGCCCCAGGCGAGGGGGAACTCCCCTGTAGGGGACGTTTTGATGTGGCTGTGTCAGCACGGTCTCGGGGTTGGGAAGAGGCTGAGCCTCTTGTGCCCGTCCTTGAAGTGAAGGCGTTTTGCTTTCGAAAGCGGCAGAGCTCGcgaaagaaaaataagttggCAAATAATGCAGCGCTTCTCCACAGAGTGTGTTTGCGGTGGGATTAGCTGTGAGGGTTATTTACACTGAGTAGTACCCGGAGACCCTGATAGGGATCCAGATGCCATTGTAGGGGGAATTGTGCAAACACAAGAATAAACTCAGGGCCTGGGCTCAAGgattttttaggatttttcctgatattgccttttctgttttgctttcctttatcAGGTGAGAATATCTAAGTAAGCTCAGCAGTCCCTGTAGAcgtctgttttcctttggatCAGCACTTATGACTGGCAGGGCAAACACAGAGATCTGCGTGCTCAGGTTTCTGCGTGCCTCTGCAGTTCCACCTCgtcctcccctcctgctcctcgcGGCTCTCCTGTGAGAGCAGGATCCAGCAGCATTGTGCACATCCGAGCATTCATCTCGGTCTTGGTGTCGAAGGCACAGTTCCCAGATGCAATCTCCATGGTTTCACCTCCTCCTTGGAGCACGGAGCCTGCGTTAGTACCAGCACTTCTCATCTCCCAGGCCCCCTCTGCTCATATCTGCTGCCTCTTATTTTAACTTGTGTAGGTGTTTAATGGCTCTTCAATTAACTCTTCGCAGTCAGAGCAAGGAACTCGGGCTTAATAAGAGGCTACATTAATTTTGTTAAAGACacttttcctcttaaaaatctTCTACCAAGAACATTGCGAATCATCTTGTCTCACCTGACTAAGTCCTGAACTTGCCTGGCAGCCCTAAGCTGAGCAGCCCTACTTAATTTCTCTCTCAAGCCCAACCATTTGACATGTGACAGTAGTCTGGCCTGTTCCTCAAAGATGTGCTTGTAGTTAAAGGAGTCTTATCTCGTTCTTCCTCACATGCTTCTGCTGGAGGAATTCCAGCCCGCAATCTCGTTCCCCCACCCTGGTGGTGTTTGTAGGGAGTCATGCAGTGGCATGAGAGGAAAACCAGTCATCCCAGCAGGATCCCTTCAAGTCAGTGCACCTCGGGACTTGGTGACTGTTAGCTCTCTCACACATCTCGCTCGGAAAAAGGCAACGTCTAGAACAGCCTGACCTCCCCGCAGCCCAGCAGCGGCAAAGGAAGTGCTTAAATCCAAAATGAGATCTGCTTGACAAAGTTATTGTCCATTAAGCGTGGAGTTGGCAGTTCCACGCAGAGACTTGCAGTCTCCTGGAagtagaattattttctttggcaCATGCATAGAAATCAAGTGCGTGGTAAAGTGACTGCAGTAGTAAACATGTAGTTAAGTCTCATGTATATAAATCCTAAAAGCCTCACTCCCACAGTTTAGTGGTGAATGTGTCTGCCAGGCTGAGAGGGGCCCGTGCTTTCAAGTAACCACGtgcttttgcttatttataCCACCCTGAACATGTAAATAAAGACTGGTTTGGACTGTTTACTTTTTCTCAGTCTGAGGTTAATGATGCTCTCATAAAACCATGAAAGCATCACAGGCAGGGGCCCAGAGGAGCTGGTATCAATCCAGTTATCTGCAAAGAGTTGATGAATCCTCAGATCAGGCATAGTGGAACACttgatgcttttaaaaacattggGGGTGTTTCCTGAGTTATTATCAATGTGGTGTCCCAAAAGCAGATGACCTGTGGAGGAGTGAATCAAGAACTCTTGGGAGAAAAGGGGGAGGATGGTGCCTGCTTCCCACACTGT is a genomic window containing:
- the ISCA2 gene encoding iron-sulfur cluster assembly 2 homolog, mitochondrial, yielding MAAPGALRRCWRLALGCRASWRPAPPLRGRALRWASSSSQPGPTEGEGQVYLSQSCVKRLLEIAEGSEFLRLQVEGGGCSGFQYKFSLDTVVNPDDRVFEQGGARVVVDVDSLAFVKGSMVDFSQELIRSSFQVVSNPQAEKGCSCGTSFSVKF